AGGACCGCAAGGCTCGATGTACTCGGTGTCCTCCAGCACGTGATGGCCCGGGGGATCGACGGGTACGCGATCTTTCGGGACGAACGGGACCGGGAGGCGTTCTTGGAGCGCTTGGCCGGGGTGGTGGAGAGGGCTCGCGCGGACCTGCTGGCGTGGTGCCTGATGTCCAACCACTTCCACCTGCTGGTCCGCCCCCGCGAGGTGCTGCTGGCGCCGATGATGCGACGGCTGATGACGGGGTACGCTGGTCCACGGGACGCTGGTCCAAAACGAATATGGGGAATTCGGGACGCTGGTCCTCGGGAATTCGGGACGCTGGTCCTCGGGAATTCGGGACGCTGGTCCAAAACGAATATATCTTGCCATTCGATGGCGACCACGGTAGGTTGACCGCATGCCAAGGACCGCAAGGCTCGATGTACTCGGTGTCCTCCAGCACGTGATGGCCCGGGGGATCGACGGGTACGCGATCTTTCAGGACGAACGGGACCGGAAGGCGTTCTTGGAGCGCCTGGCCGGGGTGGTGGAGTGGGCTCGCGCGGACCTGCTGGCGTGGTGTCTGATGTCCAACCACTTCCATCTGCTGGTCCGCCCCCGCGAGGTGCTGCTGGCGCCGATGATGCGGCGGCTGATGACGGGGTATGCCGTGTGGCACAACCGCCGGCATGGCCGGCGTGGCCACGTTTTCCAGAACCGGTACAAGAGCATCGTGGTGGAGGAGGAGCCGTACTTCCTGGAGCTGGTGCGCTACATCCACCTGAACCCGGTGCGGGCCGGCTTGGTGGCCTCGATGGAAGCCCTGGACGAATACCCTTACACCGGGCACGCGGTGCTCCTGAGGAGCCGGGAGCTC
This is a stretch of genomic DNA from Deferrisoma camini S3R1. It encodes these proteins:
- a CDS encoding transposase; its protein translation is MARGIDGYAIFRDERDREAFLERLAGVVERARADLLAWCLMSNHFHLLVRPREVLLAPMMRRLMTGYAGPRDAGPKRIWGIRDAGPREFGTLVLGNSGRWSKTNISCHSMATTVG